One bacterium genomic region harbors:
- a CDS encoding myxococcus cysteine-rich repeat containing protein — translation MVSKLKFLVAVLLMIGLGLPMSMVAAPAPDAVSVLILDSTVSGGALSREAVLAAANGFTVVVDSAAAWGARTMAEFATFRAIILGDATCTGVGAVAAAEANKAVWGPAIDGNVIINGTDPVFHQGQGGDALTEGSIKFAADEPTKTGAYISLSCYYAGAASGTPAPVLDPFGSFTVVGQGGCPADSHIVAVHPALAGITDASLSNWGCSTHNGFVTYPADFLVLAISEDIPSTYVAPDGSTGAPYILARGETLSPILCGNGILEMTEECDDGNVVNGDGCSAQCKIEVYVPACGNGILDSGEQCDDGNLLNGDGCSDVCKFENQDPDCKSAYPDPATLWPPNHKYVTVSVLGVTDPDGDAVVVMVNSVTQDEPVNGLGDGDTSPDAVINSDGTVKVRAERSGTPKVPGDGRVYHIGFMAEDGMGGKCAGTVLVCVPHDMGQGSVCVDGGPLYDSLMP, via the coding sequence ATGGTTTCGAAATTAAAGTTCTTGGTCGCAGTATTGCTGATGATTGGTCTTGGTCTGCCCATGTCTATGGTGGCAGCCCCGGCGCCAGATGCAGTGTCTGTCCTTATTTTGGACAGCACAGTAAGCGGAGGGGCTCTATCGCGTGAGGCAGTACTCGCTGCCGCGAACGGGTTCACAGTGGTAGTTGACAGCGCCGCGGCCTGGGGCGCGAGAACTATGGCTGAATTCGCGACCTTTAGGGCGATCATTCTCGGTGATGCGACGTGCACGGGCGTTGGCGCGGTGGCCGCCGCCGAAGCAAACAAGGCAGTGTGGGGGCCAGCGATAGATGGCAACGTGATTATCAACGGTACGGACCCGGTATTTCACCAGGGCCAAGGCGGGGATGCGCTTACCGAAGGCAGCATTAAGTTTGCGGCTGATGAGCCAACTAAGACAGGCGCCTACATCAGTCTGAGCTGCTATTATGCCGGTGCAGCCTCTGGCACACCCGCGCCTGTGTTGGATCCTTTTGGCAGTTTTACGGTCGTTGGTCAGGGTGGATGCCCCGCAGATTCGCACATCGTGGCAGTGCACCCGGCGCTTGCTGGGATTACTGATGCCAGCCTGTCAAACTGGGGTTGTTCTACCCACAACGGGTTTGTGACGTATCCGGCGGACTTCCTCGTTCTTGCTATTTCCGAGGATATCCCTTCAACCTATGTGGCGCCTGATGGATCGACTGGCGCCCCCTATATTCTCGCGCGTGGTGAGACGCTCTCGCCGATTCTGTGCGGGAACGGGATTCTGGAGATGACCGAGGAGTGCGACGACGGTAACGTTGTCAACGGAGATGGATGTTCTGCCCAGTGCAAGATTGAGGTCTATGTACCTGCGTGCGGGAACGGAATCCTTGATTCAGGCGAGCAGTGCGACGACGGAAACCTGCTGAATGGGGACGGATGTTCGGATGTCTGTAAGTTCGAGAACCAAGACCCCGATTGTAAGAGCGCGTATCCTGATCCGGCGACCCTTTGGCCACCGAATCATAAGTACGTGACCGTTTCTGTTCTCGGTGTCACGGATCCTGACGGCGATGCAGTCGTTGTCATGGTGAACAGCGTGACGCAGGACGAGCCAGTAAATGGTCTCGGTGACGGCGACACCTCGCCCGATGCCGTGATTAATTCTGACGGTACAGTCAAGGTTCGCGCCGAACGCTCCGGAACCCCAAAGGTACCAGGTGATGGACGAGTCTATCACATTGGTTTCATGGCGGAAGACGGCATGGGCGGCAAGTGCGCCGGGACTGTCTTAGTGTGCGTGCCCCACGACATGGGACAGGGCAGCGTCTGTGTAGACGGCGGACCGCTGTATGACTCGCTCATGCCGTAG